One Scleropages formosus chromosome 8, fSclFor1.1, whole genome shotgun sequence DNA window includes the following coding sequences:
- the LOC108918125 gene encoding neuroblast differentiation-associated protein AHNAK isoform X2, with product MSNIMNGHMRRRTFSDSLILDETEKGGVVISGIKDDTFADLAGLRKGDEIVGATIRFDNLKKDDVENLLKLIEPFDTKMTVLKKQDMRANLNLSSGNRAPEDLLQNSYNRLFNGKVRKFLKQDSSSSVRSGTPDAEVSGINGPLADPNVKLDMEGQSWSSNVSAPSLRANLSSLNPENHKGEIDVGVQKPDLNLSAPKLERDINTPDLDMNLPKAKVTGPDLDIDGPSGNFKSPNFKMPKFGISGPKGKRPEIDADFKKPNLNLSAPRLEGDINTPDLDMNLPKAKVTGPDLDIDGPSGNFKSPNFKMPKFGISGPKGKKPEIDASVKKPDLNLSAPKLEGDINTPDLDMNLPTAKLTGPDLDVKTPDLDIDGPSGKFKTPTLNMPKFGISGPKGKRPEIDADFKKPNLNLSAPRLEGDINTPDLDMNLPKAKLTGPDLDIDGPSGKFKKPTFKMPKFGISGPKGKKPEIDADFKKPNLNLSAPKLEGDINTPDLDMNLPKAKLTGPDLGVKTPDLDIDGPSGKFKKPTFKMPKFGISGPKGKKPEIDANFKKPNLNLSAPRLEGDINTPDLDMNLPKAKLTGPDLGVKTPNLDIDGPSGKFKTPTLNMPKFGISGPKGKRPEIDADFKKPNLNLSAPRLEGDINTPDLDMNLPKAKLTGPDLGVKTPNLDIDGPSGKFKTPTFKMPKFGISGPKGRKPEIDANFKKPNLNLSAPKFEGDINTPDLDMNLPTAKLTGPDLDVNTPDLDIDGPSGKFKTPTLNMPKFGISGPKGKKPEIDADFKKPNLNLSAPRLEGDINTPDLDMNLPEAKLTGPDLDIDGPSGKFKTPTLNMPKFGISGPKGKKPEIDANFKKPNLNLSAPKFEGDINTPDLDMNLPTAKLTGPDLDVKTPDLDIDGPSGKFKTPTLNMPKFGISGPKGKKPEIDADFKKPNLNLSAPRLEGDINTPDLDMNLPEAKLTGPDLDIDGPSGKFKTPTLNMPKFGISGPKGKRPEIDADFKKPNLNLSAPRLEGDINTPDLDMNLPKAKLTGPDLGVKTPNLDIDGPSGKFKTPTFKMPKFGISGPKGKKPEIDADFKKPNLNLSAPRLEGDINTPDLDMNLPKAKLTGPDLDVNTPDLDIDGPSGKFKTPTLNMPKFGISGPKGKKPEIDADFKKPNLNLSAPRLEGDINTPDLDMNLPKAKLTGPDLDIDGPSGKFKKPTFKMPKFGISGPKGKKPEIDADFKKPNLNLSAPRLEGDINTPDLDMNLPKAKMTGPDLDIDGPSGKFKTPTLNMPKFGISGPKGKKPEIDADFKKPNLNLSAPRLEGDINTPDLDMNLPEAKLTGPDLDIDGPSGKFKTPTLNMPKFGISGPKGKKPEIDANFKKPNLNLSAPKFEGDINTPDLDMNLPTAKLTGPDLDVKTPDLDIDGPSGKFKTPTLNMPKFGISGPKGKKPEIDADFKKPNLNLSAPRLEGDINTPDLDMNLPKTKLTGPDLDIDGPSGKFKTPTLNMPKFGISGPKVKDPEFDVSVKKPDLNRSAPKLEGEVNTPDLNVNLPKANLAGPDLELDTPGLDAPSRKFKIPSLKMSNLGFSGPKTKERHIDGDFKKPTLNLSVPKIKGDINTPDLDMNLPKAQLTSPDLHVKSSDLDIDGPSGNLKMPNLNLPNTKASGSGLDVEAPDFDTDIPSSKLKMSNFKMPKLSLSSPKTKTPLDLDIDTDLKTHNLDIPIPKTEAGVDSEIKLPKPDIEGPKLNMKSPTGTKSGELKMPTLSMSPITATGPSFNTDVGLRTPHVTNTKIKGGLNTPQIDANLPTAGISSPELDLHVPEIDIDSPKFKNPHFKMPKFGLSGSNIEGPESDLNGRFDMPDLSISAPRVESKIHTADLNADVPRSDLKSQDLHLKSPNLDSDAPSGTLKVPTSKFSSSGPKLKRSDIDKNADITVDQGLSTLKTKENNPGIQFKSDRVQVPILETNVSPSKSKIKWPKDTEIDTENTDISPEHSKKMLPEAVIDDEVEVPVFKTHRLLAASKLHGNPESLDLQKGNTYTASPDAKIPKTKLPSGTVSLPKINSLSRRGYEPDFQHLKGGKQTSSSPIDVAERLQMFKDSQSVKSSSHNTDSGLKGETTVPGVSTGSSSKINRGTFKVVKSDDS from the exons ATGTCTAACATCATG AATGGTCACATGCGTCGCAGGACGTTTTCTGACAGCCTCATTCTAGACGAGACAGAGAAAGGAGGAGTGGTCATCTCTGGCATCAAAGATGACACCTTTGCTGACCTTGCTGGGCTTAGAAAGG GTGATGAAATCGTTGGAGCTACCATTCGTTTTGACAACCTTAAGAAAGATGATGTGGAAAACTTGCTGAAACTCATAGAGCCTTTTGACACTAAAATGACAGTTCTGAAGAAGCAGGATATGAGGGCCAACCTGAATCTAAGTTCAGGAAACAGAGCTCCAGAAGAT ctGCTGCAGAATTCATACAACAGACTCTTCAATGGCAAGGTCAGGAAGTTTCTGAAGCAGGATTCATCTTCATCTGTTCGTTCTGGAACACCAGATGCTGAAGTCAGTGGTATAAATGGACCGCTTGCAGACCCAAATGTCAAACTGGACATGGAAGGACAAAGCTGGAGCAGTAACGTGTCTGCTCCAAGTCTAAGGGCAAATCTATCCAGTTTGAATCCAGAAAACCATAAAGGAGAAATTGATGTTGGTGTTCAAAAGCCTGATCTGAATCTTTCTGCCCCCAAACTTGAGAGAGACATCAACACTCCAGATTTGGACATGAACTTACCCAAAGCCAAAGTGACTGGTCCCGATCTTGATATTGATGGTCCTTCAGGAAACTTTAAATCGCCAAACTTCAAGATGCCCAAATTTGGGATTTCAGGACCAAAAGGAAAAAGACCTGAAATTGATGCAGATTTTAAGAAGCCAAATCTAAATCTTTCGGCCCCCAGACTTGAGGGAGACATCAACACTCCAGATTTGGACATGAACTTACCCAAAGCCAAAGTGACTGGTCCCGATCTTGATATTGATGGTCCTTCAGGAAACTTTAAATCGCCAAACTTCAAGATGCCCAAATTTGGGATTTCAggaccaaaaggaaaaaaacccgAAATTGATGCCAGTGTTAAAAAGCCAGATCTGAATCTTTCGGCCCCCAAACTTGAGGGGGACATCAACACTCCAGATTTGGACATGAACTTACCCACAGCTAAGCTGACTGGTCCTGATCTAGATGTAAAAACTCCAGATCTTGATATTGATGGTCCTTCAGGAAAGTTTAAAACGCCAACCTTGAACATGCCCAAATTTGGGATTTCAGGACCAAAAGGAAAAAGACCTGAAATTGATGCAGATTTTAAGAAGCCAAATCTAAATCTTTCGGCCCCCAGACTTGAGGGAGACATCAACACTCCAGATTTGGACATGAACTTACCCAAAGCCAAACTGACTGGTCCCGATCTTGATATTGATG GTCCTTCAGGAAAGTTTAAAAAGCCAACCTTCAAGATGCCCAAATTTGGGATTTCAggaccaaaaggaaaaaaacccgAAATTGATGCAGATTTTAAGAAGCCAAATCTAAATCTTTCGGCCCCCAAACTTGAGGGAGACATCAACACTCCAGATTTGGACATGAACTTACCCAAGGCTAAGCTGACTGGTCCTGATCTAGGTGTAAAAACTCCGGATCTTGATATTGATGGTCCTTCGGGAAAGTTTAAAAAGCCAACCTTCAAGATGCCCAAATTTGGGATTTCAggaccaaaaggaaaaaaacccgAAATTGATGCAAATTTTAAGAAGCCAAATCTGAATCTTTCGGCCCCCAGACTTGAGGGAGACATCAACACTCCAGATTTGGACATGAACTTACCCAAGGCTAAGCTGACTGGTCCTGATCTAGGTGTAAAAACTCCAAATCTTGATATTGATGGTCCTTCAGGAAAGTTTAAAACGCCAACCTTGAACATGCCCAAATTTGGGATTTCAGGACCAAAAGGAAAAAGACCTGAAATTGATGCAGATTTTAAGAAGCCAAATCTAAATCTTTCAGCCCCCAGACTTGAGGGAGACATCAACACTCCAGATTTGGACATGAACTTACCCAAGGCTAAGCTGACTGGTCCTGATCTAGGTGTAAAAACTCCAAATCTTGATATTGATGGTCCTTCAGGAAAGTTTAAAACGCCAACCTTCAAGATGCCCAAATTTGGGATTTCAGGACCAAAAGGAAGAAAACCCGAAATTGATGCAAATTTTAAGAAGCCAAATCTGAATCTTTCAGCCCCTAAATTTGAAGGAGACATCAACACTCCAGATTTGGATATGAACTTACCCACAGCTAAGCTGACTGGTCCTGATCTAGATGTAAATACACCAGATCTTGATATTGATGGTCCTTCAGGAAAGTTTAAAACGCCAACCTTGAACATGCCCAAATTTGGGATTTCAggaccaaaaggaaaaaaacccgAAATTGATGCAGATTTTAAGAAGCCAAATCTAAATCTTTCGGCCCCCAGACTTGAGGGAGACATCAACACTCCAGATTTGGACATGAACTTACCCGAAGCCAAACTGACTGGTCCCGATCTTGATATTGATGGTCCTTCAGGAAAGTTTAAAACGCCAACCTTGAACATGCCCAAATTTGGGATTTCAggaccaaaaggaaaaaaacccgAAATTGATGCAAATTTTAAGAAGCCAAATCTGAATCTTTCAGCCCCTAAATTTGAAGGAGACATCAACACTCCAGATTTGGATATGAACTTACCCACAGCTAAGCTGACTGGTCCTGATCTAGATGTAAAAACTCCAGATCTTGATATTGATGGTCCTTCAGGAAAGTTTAAAACGCCAACCTTGAACATGCCCAAATTTGGGATTTCAggaccaaaaggaaaaaaacccgAAATTGATGCAGATTTTAAGAAGCCAAATCTAAATCTTTCGGCCCCCAGACTTGAGGGAGACATCAACACTCCAGATTTGGACATGAACTTACCCGAAGCCAAACTGACTGGTCCCGATCTTGATATTGATGGTCCTTCAGGAAAGTTTAAAACGCCAACCTTGAACATGCCCAAATTTGGGATTTCAGGACCAAAAGGAAAAAGACCTGAAATTGATGCAGATTTTAAGAAGCCAAATCTGAATCTTTCAGCCCCCAGACTTGAGGGAGACATCAACACTCCAGATTTGGACATGAATTTACCCAAGGCTAAGCTGACTGGTCCTGATCTAGGTGTAAAAACTCCAAATCTTGATATTGATGGTCCTTCAGGAAAGTTTAAAACGCCAACCTTCAAGATGCCCAAATTTGGGATTTCAggaccaaaaggaaaaaaacccgAAATTGATGCAGATTTTAAGAAGCCAAATCTGAATCTTTCAGCCCCCAGACTTGAGGGAGACATCAACACTCCAGATTTGGACATGAACTTACCCAAAGCCAAACTGACTGGTCCTGATCTAGATGTAAATACACCAGATCTTGATATTGATG GTCCTTCAGGAAAGTTTAAAACGCCAACCTTGAACATGCCCAAATTTGGGATTTCAggaccaaaaggaaaaaaacccgAAATTGATGCAGATTTTAAGAAGCCAAATCTAAATCTTTCAGCCCCCAGACTTGAGGGAGACATCAACACTCCAGATTTGGACATGAACTTACCCAAAGCCAAACTGACTGGTCCCGATCTTGATATTGATGGTCCTTCAGGAAAGTTTAAAAAGCCAACCTTCAAGATGCCCAAATTTGGGATTTCAggaccaaaaggaaaaaaacctgaaattgATGCAGATTTTAAGAAGCCAAATCTGAATCTTTCAGCCCCCAGACTTGAGGGAGACATCAACACTCCAGATTTGGACATGAACTTACCCAAAGCTAAGATGACTGGTCCCGATCTTGATATTGATGGTCCTTCAGGAAAGTTTAAAACGCCAACCTTGAACATGCCCAAATTTGGGATTTCAggaccaaaaggaaaaaaacccgAAATTGATGCAGATTTTAAGAAGCCAAATCTAAATCTTTCGGCCCCCAGACTTGAGGGAGACATCAACACTCCAGATTTGGACATGAACTTACCCGAAGCCAAACTGACTGGTCCCGATCTTGATATTGATGGTCCTTCAGGAAAGTTTAAAACGCCAACCTTGAACATGCCCAAATTTGGGATTTCAggaccaaaaggaaaaaaacccgAAATTGATGCAAATTTTAAGAAGCCAAATCTGAATCTTTCAGCCCCTAAATTTGAAGGAGACATCAACACTCCAGATTTGGATATGAACTTACCCACAGCTAAGCTGACTGGTCCTGATCTAGATGTAAAAACTCCAGATCTTGATATTGATGGTCCTTCAGGAAAGTTTAAAACGCCAACCTTGAACATGCCCAAATTTGGGATTTCAggaccaaaaggaaaaaaacccgAAATTGATGCAGATTTTAAGAAGCCAAATCTAAATCTTTCGGCCCCCAGACTTGAGGGAGACATCAACACTCCAGATTTGGACATGAACTTACCCAAAACCAAACTGACTGGTCCCGATCTTGATATTGATGGTCCTTCAGGAAAGTTTAAAACGCCAACCTTGAACATGCCCAAATTTGGGATTTCAGGACCAAAAGTGAAAGACCCAGAATTTGACGTCAGTGTTAAAAAACCAGATCTGAATCGTTCTGCCCCCAAACTTGAGGGAGAGGTGAACACTCCTGATCTTAATGTCAATTTACCAAAAGCTAACCTAGCTGGTCCTGACCTAGAACTAGATACTCCAGGTCTTGATGCTCCTTCAAGGAAATTCAAAATACCCTCTTTGAAGATGTCTAATTTGGGATTTTCTGGGCCAAAAACAAAAGAACGACATATTGATGGAGATTTTAAGAAACCAACTCTGAACCTCTCTGTCCCCAAAATCAAGGGTGACATTAACACTCCAGATTTGGATATGAACTTACCCAAAGCTCAGCTGACAAGTCCTGATCTACATGTAAAATCTTCAGACCTTGATATTGATGGTCCTTCAGGAAACCTCAAAATGCCAAACTTAAATTTACCTAACACTAAAGCATCTGGCTCTGGCCTAGATGTAGAAGCTCCAGATTTTGACACTGATATTCCttcaagtaaattaaaaatgtcaaacttcAAGATGCCCAAACTCAGCTTATCAagtccaaaaacaaaaactcccctTGACCTTGATATTGACACAGATCTAAAGACACACAATTTAGATATCCCAATCCCCAAGACTGAAGCAGGTGTAGATTCTGAAATAAAACTACCAAAGCCTGACATTGAAGGCCCCAAACTTAACATGAAATCCCCAACTGGGACAAAATCAGGAGAGTTAAAAATGCCTACACTTAGCATGTCTCCTATAACAGCAACAGGTCCAAGCTTTAACACAGATGTTGGTTTAAGGACACCACACGTTACAAACACCAAGATAAAAGGAGGTCTCAATACACCACAAATAGATGCAAATTTACCCACAGCTGGAATTTCAAGCCCAGAACTAGATCTCCATGTTCCAGAAATAGACATTGATTCTCCAAAATTCAAAAACCCTCATTTTAAGATGCCCAAGTTTGGTTTGTCTGGGTCAAATATAGAAGGACCAGAATCTGATCTGAATGGGAGATTTGACATGCCTGACTTAAGTATCTCTGCCCCTAGAGTTGAAAGCAAAATACATACTGCAGACTTGAATGCGGATGTACCTAGATCTGACCTAAAAAGTCAAGATCTTCATCTAAAGTCTCCAAATCTTGACAGTGATGCTCCATCTGGTACACTTAAAGTACCAACATCCAAATTCAGTTCCTCAGGACCAAAACTGAAAAGATCAGATATAGACAAAAATGCTGATATTACTGTGGATCAAGGGCTCTCAACTCTcaagacaaaggaaaacaacCCAGGGATACAATTTAAAAGTGACAGAGTACAGGTCCCAATACTTGAGACTAATGTAAGTCCTTCAAAGAGCAAAATTAAATGGCCAAAAGATACTGAGATAGATACTGAAAACACAGACATCAGCCCAGAGCATAGCAAGAAAATGCTACCTGAAGCAGTAATTGATGATGAAGTGGAGGTGCCAGTTTTTAAAACTCACAGACTACTTGCTGCTAGTAAACTCCACGGAAATCCTGAAAGCCTTGACCTCCAAAAAGGCAACACTTATACTGCTTCTCCAGATGCAAAGATTCCTAAAACTAAGCTTCCCAGTGGCACTGTCTCTTTGCCCAAGATCAATTCTCTATCTAGAAGAGGCTATGAACCTGATTTCCAACACCTGAAAGGGGGTAAACAGACATCGTCATCACCTATAGATGTTGCAGAAAGGTTACAAATGTTTAAAGACTCTCAATCAGTGAAATCTTCATCTCACAATACTGATTCAGGTTTAAAGGGAGAAACAACTGTCCCAGGAGTCAGTACTGGCAGTTCCTCTAAAATCAACAGGGGAACCTTCAAAGTAGTAAAATCTGATGATAGCTAA